The following is a genomic window from Clostridium sp..
GTAGCCGGTGCCTTGCCGTAAAGTTTTTCCCTTTCCTCGTCCGTATAGGATTCGAATACGTCGATTTCACTTCTGTAAGCCCTGTCTTTTTCAAGGTAGTCTGCATCATCACCGTATTTCTTTGACAGCTCGGCAAGAAGATCATCTTCTGTTTTGCCGTTCTTTACTGCATATGCTATACCATCAACCATGGCAACATAAATTGCACCTACGGCAAGATAAGTGTTTGTTCCGGGATTTGGCGCCCTGAGTTCAAATCTTGTTGCAAGAGGGCTCTGAAGTTCCCTTACTACTCCGAGAAGTACCGACCTGTTCCTTGAAGGGACTTCTACAGAACGTCCTATTGAAGTTACTATGCAGACTGGAGCCTCAAAGCCCGGTTTCAATCTTCTGAGGGCATCTGTTGTAGATGAAACGAATGGGTTGAGGACTTCATAGTTCTTGAGTATTCCCATTATGGAAGCATATCCGAATATGCTGAGAAAGCTTTTCTTTGAGGAGAACAGGTTTATTCTCTTTCCCTCTTTAAGCTTCAATGCAATTCCAATATGTGTATGTTCTCCGTTGCCTGCTATACCCTCTACAGGTTTGGCCTTGAAGGTTACATTAAGTCCGTTTTCCTTGAAAGTCTCTTCTATTATGTTCTTTATGAAGGCCTCATTGTCGATTGCCTGTACTGCAGTAGAATACTTCCAGTCAATTTCAAGCTGCTCCATTATCTGATAGTCTCCATTTTCATCTACCTTTGCCTGTATGCCTCCAACTTCCTTGTGTCCCATCTCAGGCTCAAGCCCGTACAGGTCCATTACAAGCAGTGACTGCTCCAGTGCTGTCTTTACCGCACCTTTTGTTCTTGCCCAGTACTGCTCCTTGAGTACCTGTGAAGTTGAAAGTGCCTCCACCTCGGTCTTGTTGTTCGGGGTGTTGACCCAGAATTCAAGTTCTGTTGCGCATGTGCCTACTACATCTTCTATGTCATCATATTTTATTCCAAAGGAAGATAGTGATCCGGGGTACTGCTTGAACAGATCAAGAAGATTTGATTTGAGGTACTCTATGGAATGTTTCAATACATACCTGGAATCCACTGGTGCACTGCTGTGATACAGAAAGCAAGGTATTCTGAGTGTGCCTACAGGTTTTCCGGTTCCGGGGTCTATGTTATCCTTGTTGTAATCAACATACCAGTTTACGTCAGTATCAGGAAACATATCAACCT
Proteins encoded in this region:
- a CDS encoding glutamine synthetase — its product is MSKDLVYTIPDNKHSKKDLKEILTSHPEIKFVSAVGVDLSGNNTDEKIPIKIFLDDIEGFLKGSVQTDGSSIVLPGIATLDDAKVDMFPDTDVNWYVDYNKDNIDPGTGKPVGTLRIPCFLYHSSAPVDSRYVLKHSIEYLKSNLLDLFKQYPGSLSSFGIKYDDIEDVVGTCATELEFWVNTPNNKTEVEALSTSQVLKEQYWARTKGAVKTALEQSLLVMDLYGLEPEMGHKEVGGIQAKVDENGDYQIMEQLEIDWKYSTAVQAIDNEAFIKNIIEETFKENGLNVTFKAKPVEGIAGNGEHTHIGIALKLKEGKRINLFSSKKSFLSIFGYASIMGILKNYEVLNPFVSSTTDALRRLKPGFEAPVCIVTSIGRSVEVPSRNRSVLLGVVRELQSPLATRFELRAPNPGTNTYLAVGAIYVAMVDGIAYAVKNGKTEDDLLAELSKKYGDDADYLEKDRAYRSEIDVFESYTDEEREKLYGKAPATVYDNLSAFEKYPEKTAVLTGSGILKDKYIESFKEAFLEKWIVELNHRIINQYTEEIRGFKLLHCSGKALDIDVATWMKIDALRHDLIKDSYTKKSLFTKIKEATEKEDYAEVSKLQIEIENNIAELRALYSDYKKNLLDI